The Paenibacillus sp. RUD330 genome has a segment encoding these proteins:
- a CDS encoding polysaccharide deacetylase family protein — MKWKVPAAASAAALLAAAALLGLMLYRGVVGKPLAGHTSAAQLPSSKGWSQQPARSKHKGGRSPNGGAAPVPIIPVPASVPASFQGKVGVLMYHDIEPAAAGADSITPGQFASELDGLRKIGYRIISLQQFRMFMQGKQDVPQGSLLITFDDGYESFYRYAYPILKQRGLSGACFVVTGDFSPSALVYTPHMTPAEIAKMESDDPVMEVQAHSDALHVKIDRRHDLLTGRILRAGRLESDADYRARITADTIKCLSALRPLNSHPVDSFAYPYGLHTPEAVSLLRAQEIKYAFTTAPGLASRNSDAMLLPRVNAGSPAISTASIAAELNRLAAAMPPLRKGAGVAAQAPSPTAPHAGTGRLSTPAPSALQAS; from the coding sequence ATGAAATGGAAAGTTCCTGCGGCGGCAAGCGCTGCCGCCCTGCTGGCAGCTGCAGCCTTGCTTGGCCTCATGCTGTACCGCGGCGTCGTCGGCAAGCCCCTTGCCGGACATACCTCCGCCGCGCAGCTCCCCTCATCCAAAGGCTGGAGCCAACAGCCTGCCCGAAGCAAGCATAAGGGAGGCCGTTCGCCCAACGGAGGCGCCGCTCCGGTCCCCATAATTCCGGTTCCGGCATCCGTGCCGGCTTCGTTCCAAGGCAAAGTAGGCGTGCTCATGTACCATGACATCGAGCCGGCCGCAGCCGGAGCCGACTCGATCACGCCGGGGCAGTTCGCCTCCGAGCTCGACGGTCTCCGCAAGATCGGCTACCGGATCATCTCGCTGCAGCAGTTCCGCATGTTCATGCAGGGCAAGCAAGATGTGCCGCAAGGCTCGCTGCTCATTACGTTCGACGACGGCTACGAGAGCTTTTACCGTTATGCCTATCCCATTCTGAAGCAGCGCGGCCTAAGCGGAGCCTGCTTTGTCGTTACCGGCGATTTCAGCCCTTCGGCTCTCGTCTACACGCCGCATATGACGCCCGCGGAGATAGCGAAGATGGAATCCGACGATCCCGTGATGGAGGTCCAGGCGCACTCCGACGCGCTGCATGTCAAAATCGACCGCCGCCATGACTTGCTCACGGGCCGCATTCTCCGTGCCGGCAGGCTCGAAAGCGATGCCGATTATCGGGCCCGAATTACAGCCGACACGATCAAATGCCTGTCCGCCCTGCGGCCGCTCAACTCCCATCCGGTGGATTCGTTCGCTTATCCTTACGGCCTGCATACACCCGAGGCGGTTTCCCTGCTGCGCGCGCAAGAAATCAAATACGCCTTCACGACCGCTCCCGGGCTCGCAAGCCGCAACTCCGACGCGATGCTTCTGCCTCGGGTCAATGCCGGATCGCCGGCGATCTCGACCGCGTCGATCGCGGCCGAGCTGAACCGGCTTGCCGCCGCCATGCCGCCGCTGCGCAAGGGGGCGGGGGTCGCTGCGCAGGCTCCGAGCCCTACGGCGCCTCACGCCGGTACGGGAAGGCTGTCTACTCCCGCACCCAGCGCGCTCCAAGCCTCTTGA
- a CDS encoding DoxX-like family protein, translating to MSRSGGSHVKGKESLPPIYVEMKMRCGIEELWRLTQQPKLHERWDLRFTSIDFLPQAEGRTGRLFRYRTRIGFGAAVEGFGETKTRPDAAAGRRMSTLRFSSSQKWVLLRSGAGYWQYEQTEEGLRFMTRYTYSTRFGIAGKLADRYLFRPLMGWATAWSFDRLRMWAEKGWQPELVIAMAAIHLLSITALAGMWLYEGIVPKLLHDSGTELGMLAGIGLASPEQTSALHLLGWAEAAAAVLLAVCRHSRAVIAIQAACMLLLSACGAALRPELLSEPFNPLTTTVPLLVLSAAAAIAVPYCPRASRCLRKQPRAEEKRSLGIGRRPTS from the coding sequence ATGAGCCGGTCCGGGGGCAGCCATGTTAAGGGGAAGGAATCTCTCCCGCCGATCTACGTTGAAATGAAGATGCGCTGCGGCATTGAGGAGCTTTGGCGGCTGACCCAGCAGCCCAAGCTTCATGAACGCTGGGATCTTCGGTTTACGTCCATCGATTTTCTGCCGCAAGCGGAGGGACGGACAGGAAGGCTGTTCCGCTACCGGACGCGGATCGGCTTCGGAGCGGCTGTCGAAGGCTTCGGGGAAACGAAGACGCGGCCGGACGCCGCAGCCGGCCGGAGGATGTCGACGTTACGGTTCTCCTCCTCCCAAAAATGGGTCTTGCTCCGGTCTGGAGCGGGTTACTGGCAGTATGAGCAGACGGAGGAAGGGCTGCGGTTCATGACCCGCTACACGTACTCGACCCGGTTTGGAATCGCCGGGAAGCTGGCGGACCGATATTTGTTCCGGCCGCTAATGGGGTGGGCGACAGCGTGGAGCTTCGATCGGCTCCGGATGTGGGCCGAGAAGGGGTGGCAGCCGGAGCTGGTCATCGCCATGGCAGCCATTCATCTGTTGTCTATAACCGCTCTTGCGGGCATGTGGCTCTACGAAGGTATCGTGCCGAAGCTGCTCCACGACTCCGGCACGGAGCTCGGCATGCTGGCGGGGATTGGTTTGGCATCGCCGGAGCAAACGTCCGCCCTGCACCTGCTCGGCTGGGCGGAAGCTGCCGCAGCCGTCCTTTTAGCGGTCTGCAGGCATTCCCGAGCGGTCATCGCCATCCAGGCCGCCTGCATGCTGCTGCTGTCCGCATGCGGAGCCGCGCTCCGTCCGGAGCTGTTGTCCGAGCCGTTCAACCCGCTGACGACAACGGTTCCGCTGCTCGTGCTGTCGGCGGCTGCGGCGATTGCGGTCCCATATTGCCCCCGGGCTTCGAGATGCCTGCGCAAGCAGCCGAGGGCAGAAGAGAAACGGAGTCTAGGAATAGGAAGGAGACCGACGTCATGA
- a CDS encoding DCC1-like thiol-disulfide oxidoreductase family protein, with the protein MKRSIALVDGSCALCGALTRFAANRDPEDRLRFAALQSEAARVILERHGQPAAARNSFVLVTEERAYTKGTAAMLLLSMLRGGRVPAALLQALPSGIRDAGYDALAKLRHRLAPQGSCSLLDAERIRGKQVESAEEALRLLDEPEEAGK; encoded by the coding sequence ATGAAACGATCGATCGCGCTTGTTGACGGAAGCTGCGCGCTTTGCGGAGCGTTGACGCGATTCGCCGCCAATCGGGATCCGGAGGACAGGCTGCGGTTCGCTGCGCTGCAATCCGAGGCGGCTCGCGTCATTCTGGAGCGGCACGGGCAGCCGGCGGCGGCACGGAACAGCTTCGTCCTGGTGACGGAGGAGAGAGCATACACGAAAGGAACGGCTGCCATGCTCCTGCTGTCCATGCTCCGAGGCGGCCGGGTGCCCGCCGCCCTTTTGCAGGCGCTGCCTTCCGGCATCCGGGATGCCGGCTATGACGCACTGGCCAAGCTCCGGCATCGGCTGGCGCCGCAAGGAAGCTGCAGCCTGCTGGATGCGGAACGAATCCGCGGCAAGCAGGTGGAAAGCGCCGAAGAGGCTCTCCGGCTGCTGGATGAGCCGGAGGAGGCGGGAAAATGA
- a CDS encoding HAMP domain-containing sensor histidine kinase, which produces MLYYFAALTAAGAAAWLARPQEAVNRWAAIFMLTAASGGLTEQLRQRGLSGFAEAAGLFNACLTPYAVLIFYLLYGGFLPSSRQRTAAKLLLLAPPAASAAGAWLLAPAHAPNYGMLLVWAGPYYAAACACLLVSLHRERHAASRRSRLALTAVMVPTLLGVLGFINVGRALRPQYDFFPYVAMFIAYSMGAALVAIFLYGVLGIRLRVERDPVESAMRTAGMGASMLSHSLKNEIGKIKIGAELLDRELNMAEPRLAAEGSAAESLELIRDSADRMLDAVTRIHGQTREMDWREQHCRLDELLLRSVARCSAAAALRGVSLAAGDIRSAAHVSCDPFHLEEALVNVISNGVEAAGPGGTVSASLLRERRKLVVRIADDGPGIAAVHLPYLFLPFYSTKQGRSNYGIGLSYVYQVMKRAGGRVRVSTVEGTGTTLELTMAPSRMPDGKREAGPRNGK; this is translated from the coding sequence GTGCTTTATTATTTCGCGGCTCTTACAGCCGCAGGGGCGGCAGCCTGGCTGGCGCGGCCGCAGGAAGCGGTCAACCGCTGGGCTGCCATCTTCATGCTGACGGCGGCTTCGGGAGGCTTGACGGAGCAGCTTCGGCAGCGGGGACTGTCAGGCTTCGCGGAGGCTGCCGGATTGTTCAATGCATGCCTGACTCCTTACGCGGTCCTCATTTTCTACCTGCTGTATGGCGGCTTCCTGCCGTCAAGCAGGCAGCGGACGGCCGCCAAGCTGCTGCTGCTGGCGCCGCCGGCTGCATCTGCCGCCGGCGCTTGGCTGCTGGCGCCCGCACATGCCCCGAACTACGGCATGCTGCTGGTATGGGCGGGGCCCTATTACGCCGCAGCCTGCGCATGCCTCCTCGTGTCGCTGCACAGGGAGCGGCATGCCGCCAGCCGCAGGAGCAGACTGGCCTTGACGGCCGTCATGGTGCCGACGCTTCTCGGAGTCCTGGGCTTTATCAACGTCGGCCGCGCGCTGCGGCCCCAGTACGATTTCTTTCCCTATGTGGCCATGTTCATCGCCTATTCGATGGGAGCCGCTCTGGTCGCCATTTTTCTTTACGGCGTTCTTGGCATCAGGCTCCGCGTAGAGCGCGATCCCGTCGAGAGCGCGATGCGGACGGCAGGCATGGGCGCCTCGATGCTGAGCCATTCCCTGAAAAACGAAATCGGCAAAATCAAGATCGGAGCCGAGCTGCTCGATCGGGAGCTGAACATGGCGGAGCCTCGGCTCGCGGCGGAGGGCAGCGCGGCAGAAAGCCTGGAGCTGATCCGGGATTCCGCCGATCGGATGCTGGATGCGGTGACGAGAATTCACGGCCAGACGAGGGAGATGGATTGGCGGGAGCAGCATTGCCGCCTGGACGAGCTGCTGCTGCGTTCCGTTGCCCGATGCAGCGCCGCCGCCGCTCTCCGCGGCGTCTCGCTCGCTGCAGGCGATATCCGTTCTGCTGCGCATGTGAGCTGCGATCCGTTCCATCTCGAGGAAGCGCTCGTGAACGTCATCTCCAACGGAGTCGAAGCGGCTGGTCCGGGAGGGACCGTCTCGGCAAGCCTGCTGCGGGAGCGGAGAAAGCTTGTCGTTCGGATCGCCGACGACGGCCCCGGCATCGCCGCCGTCCATCTGCCCTATCTGTTCCTGCCCTTCTACAGCACGAAGCAGGGAAGGAGCAATTATGGAATCGGCTTGTCGTATGTGTACCAGGTCATGAAGCGGGCCGGAGGCAGGGTCCGCGTCAGCACAGTCGAAGGAACCGGAACGACGCTCGAGCTGACGATGGCGCCAAGCCGTATGCCGGATGGAAAAAGGGAGGCTGGACCAAGGAATGGGAAATGA
- the mprF gene encoding bifunctional lysylphosphatidylglycerol flippase/synthetase MprF, which yields MNPSHPSNPTDENKACEEEQESGKAESRPWMKALKALEPIYRIKALRLLLPVFVIGLVFFEGRHLFHDMSAGTMLRELRRLPDRDMLLLLAAGLAAAAAMSGYDFVVRRHFRLEIGRWTTFRFGWIANTSNNVLGFAGFTGAGLRALLYRGEGVPVQTAAKAVVFLSPVMIAGLSIMAWGDAFGLLHASKLFDAHPWLYPAVWGMALYVPLFLAMQRSKLYARWFNRGESQLPWRVITASLGASLLEWLSAAAVFTLAADIMLPELPADTVLGIYVAAAVAGLVSMAPGGAGAFDLIAVLGLQLYGGHANRALAILLLFRIFYYLIPWIIGLILAAIELIPRRRRDPVPENEKLQNAFNAWQRFWSWPGQNAYIGDIGVWALSKLVLAAGAVLLLSAATPGLLGRLELTEGLLTLPVMHISHHLSVMIGIVLVMLSRGISLKVKRAYIAVLVLLVAGAVFTFAKAFDYEEAVFLLLVALLLWISRSRFYRRSAPLGAGRLGAMLGISAVVAFLYSFVADHSGKGFLHHLPRSFDRSLLLSSGEHAAGAALGLAGAWIFLAALMLLRPGRPPGSAPDERDLEKLRTFVGGKQGNPLTPILYTGDKSLFWAADGAALIPYARIRGRLVALGDPLGPMELASRAVQEFQTYADRYAMTPVFYQASPDYLPVYHENGLRFFKLGEEAFADPAAFTLAGKSQAALRSVRNRFDRDGFSFRMAAPPHSRELMDELRTVSDAWLGGRREKGFSLGWFKDDYLQRFPIALISGPDGRTAAFASLAPSEDGGRTMSVDLMRHLPGAPNGVMDLLFIRLLEWCKAAGFDRFNLGMAPLASVGGSSKSFREEKLARLVFQYGGHWYGFQGLRRYKEKFDPVWEPRYLAYPEATSLPLLLLDLVQLVSRKADKR from the coding sequence ATGAATCCATCCCATCCATCCAACCCGACCGACGAAAATAAAGCCTGCGAGGAAGAACAGGAAAGCGGCAAGGCCGAATCCCGTCCATGGATGAAGGCTCTCAAGGCGCTTGAGCCGATCTATCGGATCAAGGCGCTGCGGCTGCTGCTGCCCGTATTCGTCATCGGACTCGTCTTCTTCGAAGGCAGGCATCTGTTCCATGACATGTCCGCCGGCACGATGCTCCGCGAGCTGCGGCGTCTGCCGGATCGGGACATGCTGCTGCTGCTGGCGGCAGGCCTTGCGGCCGCGGCTGCCATGAGCGGCTACGACTTTGTCGTCCGCCGCCATTTCCGGCTCGAGATCGGCCGGTGGACGACCTTCCGCTTCGGATGGATCGCCAATACGTCCAACAACGTGCTCGGCTTCGCCGGATTCACCGGAGCCGGCCTCAGGGCGCTGCTCTACCGGGGCGAGGGCGTGCCGGTGCAGACGGCGGCCAAAGCCGTCGTCTTCCTGTCGCCGGTCATGATCGCCGGCTTGTCCATCATGGCCTGGGGAGACGCTTTCGGCCTCCTCCATGCCTCCAAGCTGTTCGATGCGCATCCTTGGCTGTACCCGGCCGTCTGGGGCATGGCGCTGTACGTGCCGCTGTTTCTGGCCATGCAGCGCTCCAAGCTGTACGCCCGCTGGTTCAACAGGGGGGAAAGCCAGCTGCCCTGGCGCGTCATAACGGCAAGCCTCGGCGCGTCGCTGCTGGAATGGCTGTCGGCGGCGGCCGTATTCACGCTCGCGGCGGACATCATGCTGCCGGAGCTGCCTGCCGATACGGTGCTCGGCATCTATGTCGCGGCCGCAGTGGCCGGCCTTGTGAGCATGGCGCCGGGAGGCGCAGGCGCCTTCGACCTCATCGCCGTGCTGGGACTGCAGCTGTACGGCGGCCATGCCAACCGGGCGCTGGCCATCCTTCTGCTGTTCCGCATCTTCTATTATCTGATTCCATGGATCATCGGCCTCATCCTGGCCGCAATCGAGCTCATTCCCCGGCGCAGACGCGATCCCGTGCCTGAGAACGAGAAGCTGCAGAACGCATTCAACGCCTGGCAGCGATTCTGGTCCTGGCCCGGACAGAACGCTTATATCGGAGATATCGGCGTCTGGGCTCTATCCAAGCTCGTGCTCGCGGCCGGAGCGGTGCTGCTGCTGTCCGCGGCGACGCCGGGCTTGCTGGGCAGGCTGGAGCTGACCGAAGGGCTGCTCACTTTGCCGGTCATGCACATTTCCCATCATCTTTCCGTCATGATCGGAATCGTGCTCGTCATGCTGTCGAGGGGAATTTCTCTCAAGGTGAAGCGGGCCTACATCGCCGTCCTCGTCCTGCTCGTCGCTGGCGCAGTCTTCACCTTCGCCAAGGCGTTCGACTACGAGGAAGCCGTCTTCCTGCTCCTCGTCGCCTTGCTGCTGTGGATTTCCCGTTCGCGCTTCTATCGCCGGAGCGCGCCGCTCGGGGCCGGCCGGCTCGGAGCCATGCTGGGCATATCCGCTGTCGTGGCGTTCCTGTACAGCTTTGTCGCCGACCATTCCGGCAAAGGATTCCTGCATCATCTCCCGCGCTCGTTCGACCGCAGCCTGCTCCTGTCATCCGGCGAGCATGCGGCAGGCGCCGCCCTGGGACTTGCCGGAGCCTGGATCTTCCTCGCCGCCCTCATGCTGCTGCGTCCCGGACGGCCGCCGGGCTCCGCGCCGGACGAGCGGGACCTTGAGAAGCTTCGCACCTTCGTCGGAGGCAAGCAGGGCAATCCTCTCACTCCGATTCTGTATACAGGCGACAAAAGCCTGTTCTGGGCGGCGGACGGCGCAGCCCTTATTCCCTATGCCCGGATCCGCGGCAGGCTGGTCGCTCTCGGAGATCCGCTCGGTCCGATGGAGCTTGCGAGCCGGGCCGTGCAGGAATTCCAGACGTACGCCGACCGGTATGCGATGACGCCGGTCTTTTACCAGGCAAGTCCGGACTATCTCCCCGTCTACCACGAGAACGGCTTGCGGTTTTTCAAGCTAGGGGAAGAAGCGTTCGCCGATCCTGCCGCCTTCACGCTTGCAGGCAAAAGCCAGGCCGCCCTGCGCAGCGTCCGCAACCGCTTCGACCGGGACGGCTTCAGCTTCCGCATGGCCGCGCCTCCGCACAGCCGCGAGCTCATGGACGAGCTCCGGACGGTGTCCGACGCCTGGCTTGGCGGCCGCCGCGAGAAGGGCTTCTCGCTCGGCTGGTTCAAGGACGATTATTTGCAGCGTTTTCCGATTGCGCTGATCAGCGGCCCGGACGGCAGGACGGCCGCCTTCGCCTCGCTCGCCCCGTCGGAGGACGGCGGCAGGACGATGTCGGTCGATCTGATGAGGCATCTGCCCGGAGCCCCCAACGGGGTGATGGACCTGCTGTTCATCCGTCTGCTGGAATGGTGCAAGGCCGCAGGCTTCGACCGCTTCAATCTCGGCATGGCTCCGCTTGCGAGCGTCGGCGGCAGCAGCAAATCCTTCCGCGAGGAGAAGCTCGCCCGGCTCGTCTTCCAGTACGGTGGGCACTGGTACGGATTCCAGGGGCTGCGCCGCTACAAGGAGAAGTTCGACCCCGTCTGGGAGCCGCGTTACCTGGCTTACCCGGAAGCGACGAGCCTGCCGCTGCTGCTGCTCGATCTCGTCCAGCTCGTCTCCCGGAAGGCGGACAAGCGCTGA
- a CDS encoding macro domain-containing protein, with protein MTIQINSTLLETVQGDIARIEADIIVNAANASLSGGAGVDGAIMQAGGIAIHDELMLIRNDKGGCSTGDAVITTAGKLPAAYVIHAVGPVWQGGGHGEKRLLASCYRRALEIADASKASSIAFPAISTGIYGYPKEEAAAIAFAEVKAYIKRREDTSIKRITFVCKDEENCRCYGMQMKQAYLASG; from the coding sequence ATGACGATCCAGATCAATTCCACGCTGCTCGAGACGGTCCAGGGAGACATTGCCCGCATAGAAGCCGATATCATTGTCAATGCCGCCAATGCCAGCCTTTCCGGCGGCGCGGGCGTAGACGGGGCGATCATGCAGGCTGGCGGCATCGCCATACACGACGAGCTGATGCTGATCCGCAACGACAAGGGAGGCTGCTCCACCGGAGACGCGGTCATTACGACGGCGGGCAAGCTTCCGGCAGCCTATGTCATCCATGCGGTCGGACCGGTCTGGCAGGGCGGCGGCCACGGAGAGAAGCGTCTGCTCGCCAGCTGTTACCGCAGAGCGCTGGAGATCGCCGACGCCAGCAAGGCTTCCAGCATCGCTTTTCCGGCCATCAGCACCGGCATTTACGGATATCCCAAGGAAGAAGCGGCGGCGATCGCTTTTGCCGAGGTGAAGGCATATATCAAGAGGCGCGAGGACACTTCCATCAAAAGAATCACGTTCGTCTGCAAGGATGAGGAAAATTGCCGTTGTTACGGCATGCAGATGAAGCAGGCCTATCTGGCCTCCGGCTAG
- a CDS encoding DUF4166 domain-containing protein, translating to MNRFQDAGRNAGKSIYELALGKEFGKLHPRVRERFSLHSGSAAAAVGSGCMDVVWHNRLAKLPLHIGTRRHILFPESGAAVPFTVENYSYKDRFGRETVTWIRTFRFPKRIRRFDATMVFSRSRGCIVDYLGNRQHLAVDLEIEPTAAGGIRLRSGAQRFYEGWAGFRFPDAFTGRADVEEWFDDEAGLFRIRVGVKSPLLGDVFRYEGRFENRMERAAAAVPPHALPIRTERRE from the coding sequence ATGAACAGGTTCCAAGATGCCGGCCGGAATGCCGGCAAGTCGATCTACGAGCTTGCGCTCGGAAAGGAGTTCGGCAAGCTGCATCCCCGAGTCCGGGAGCGCTTCTCCTTGCACAGCGGCTCCGCCGCCGCGGCAGTCGGCAGCGGCTGCATGGATGTCGTCTGGCACAACCGGCTGGCCAAGCTTCCGCTCCATATCGGCACCCGGCGCCATATCCTGTTTCCGGAGAGCGGTGCGGCCGTTCCGTTCACGGTGGAAAATTACAGCTACAAGGACCGGTTCGGGAGGGAGACCGTCACCTGGATCCGCACCTTCCGCTTCCCGAAGCGGATCCGCCGCTTCGATGCGACGATGGTTTTCAGCCGCAGCCGGGGCTGCATCGTCGACTATCTCGGGAACAGGCAGCATCTGGCGGTCGATCTGGAGATCGAGCCGACAGCGGCCGGCGGCATCCGGCTGCGCTCGGGTGCGCAGAGGTTCTACGAGGGCTGGGCGGGATTCCGCTTTCCGGATGCATTTACCGGCCGAGCGGATGTAGAGGAATGGTTCGACGACGAGGCGGGTCTGTTCCGGATCCGTGTCGGGGTGAAAAGCCCGCTTTTGGGCGATGTGTTCCGCTACGAGGGCCGTTTCGAGAACAGGATGGAACGGGCCGCAGCCGCCGTGCCTCCGCATGCGCTTCCGATCCGCACGGAGCGCCGGGAATGA
- a CDS encoding response regulator transcription factor — protein MGNEHDNRLIRILMVEDDPDWIRAMSRFLSAEPDMLLAASARGPEEALKVAAALEYDVVLMDIQLGEGVRDGIRAAADLLELRNSPIIMLTSVGEESAMTRAFGSGAVQYIEKTDYRELPAAIRKAVHQPAPMQALLKEFRRLKREEQLQPLTPSEREVYELIESGTTQAEIGRRLYKSESTLKNQVNRILKKLGARSSREAVRKIKRGDGDGAGSERD, from the coding sequence ATGGGAAATGAGCATGACAATCGGCTGATCCGGATCTTGATGGTGGAAGACGACCCGGACTGGATCCGCGCGATGAGCCGCTTTCTGAGCGCCGAGCCGGATATGCTCCTGGCAGCTTCCGCGCGTGGGCCGGAAGAGGCCCTTAAGGTGGCCGCCGCCTTGGAATATGATGTCGTCCTGATGGACATCCAGCTCGGCGAAGGTGTCCGGGACGGAATAAGAGCAGCCGCCGACCTGCTGGAGCTGCGGAATTCGCCGATCATCATGCTGACCTCCGTAGGCGAGGAGTCGGCGATGACCCGGGCATTCGGTTCCGGCGCGGTGCAGTACATCGAGAAGACGGACTACCGGGAGCTGCCGGCCGCGATCCGCAAGGCCGTCCATCAGCCGGCGCCCATGCAGGCGCTGCTGAAGGAATTCCGCAGGCTCAAGCGTGAGGAGCAGCTTCAGCCGCTGACTCCATCCGAGCGGGAGGTGTATGAGCTGATCGAGAGCGGCACGACTCAGGCCGAGATCGGCAGAAGGCTCTACAAGAGCGAGAGCACGCTGAAAAACCAGGTGAACCGGATCCTCAAGAAGCTCGGCGCGCGCAGCAGCCGCGAAGCGGTGCGCAAAATCAAGAGAGGGGACGGGGACGGCGCCGGAAGCGAGCGGGATTGA